A stretch of Glandiceps talaboti chromosome 18, keGlaTala1.1, whole genome shotgun sequence DNA encodes these proteins:
- the LOC144449229 gene encoding uncharacterized protein LOC144449229, with product MMANINHKVKPSRNDDISSYRPFGPQWMDSVVQETLLPDAPWQEVQQKINEALAKRIEAEIYKGNNGEKREALYRVLGPQFVQNYLSKYPYDPEILSPTNIPLQQRRMFEQEMKSWLSEQLQEVVKEVGCERQRDGDYSQSASPEMKAFIDHTYQVINTALDRHLFLQEKKEELQSRVNTAEKEVGQMLNNLGNLGGIGPVNLPGGVTLPGMKPENQDDKSTATPGTVSFTRATKRRDRHVLSHNDVPPNSWSPGSETLGRALSAILRRDPHRLHEVCEKLSGKQLPGNLRQYLWTEVLFKSDKSLLSKEGNIEKLLRNRFAKKVSMGKIDLKLQKATTTPIHGLIWNAIVEMFNNVPSMQAYQKREAMKESANALNVLYTYNRSYEPYLIQWLFPIQLTYADRKATEEKPYELAMYLDLLMVNLFPKWPEVFAIAEFQLLLCSLYRREAL from the exons ATGATGGCAAACATAAATCACAAAGTGAAACCATCTAGGAATGATGATATCAGTTCATATCGACCTTTTGGACCTCAATGGATGGATTCAGTTGTACAGGAGACACTCCTACCAGATGCACCATGGCAAGAG GTACAACAAAAAATTAATGAAGCTCTAGCCAAGAGAATAGAAGCTGAAATCTACAAAGGTAACAATGGAGAAAAACGTGAAGCCTTGTATAGAGTACTTGGACCACAGTTTGTTCAAAACTACCTTAGCAAATACCCCTATGATCCTGAAATACTG AGCCCAACCAACATACCACTGCAGCAACGCAGGATGTTTGAGCAAGAGATGAAATCCTGGCTAAGTGAGCAATTACAGGAAGTAGTCAAAGAAGTTGGATGTGAAAGACAACGTGATGGCGACTACAGTCAAAGTGCTTCCCCCGAAATGAAAGCATTTATAGATCACACATATCAAGTCATTAATACAGCACTTGATAGACATCTGTTTCTACAGGAGAAGAAAGAAGAATTG CAATCTAGGGTGAATACTGCTGAGAAGGAAGTAGGACAAATGTTGAACAATTTGGGCAACTTAGGGGGTATTGGTCCTGTGAATCTGCCTGGAGGTGTCACCCTACCAGGAATGAAACCAGAAAACCAGGACGATAAGAGTACAGCAACACCTGGTACTGTATCTTTTACTAGAGCTACTAAAAGGAGAG ATCGCCATGTACTAAGTCATAATGATGTGCCACCAAACTCTTGGAGTCCTGGTAGTGAAACTCTAGGTAGGGCCTTGTCAGCTATACTGAGAAGAGATCCTCACCGTTTACACGAAGTATGTGAGAAATTATCAGGCAAGCAGCTTCCTGGCAATCTTAGACAGTATTTATGGACTGAAGTACTTTTTAAAAGTGATAAAAGTCTCCTCAGCAAAGAAGG GAATATTGAGAAATTACTGAGAAATAGATTTGCCAAGAAGGTGTCTATGGGTAAAATCGATTTGAAGCTACAGAAAGCAACAACGACACCCATCCATGGATTGATATGGAATGCTATTGTAGAG ATGTTCAACAACGTACCCAGTATGCAAGCCTATCAGAAGAGAGAAGCCATGAAAGAGAGTGCTAATGCTTTGAATGTGTTGTATACTTACAATAGAAGTTATGAACCATACCTTATACAGTGGTTGTTTCCAATACAGCTAACGTATGCTGATAGGAAGGCTACAG AAGAGAAGCCTTATGAGTTGGCAATGTACTTAGATTTGTTGATGGTGAATTTGTTCCCTAAATGGCCTGAAGTGTTTGCTATAGCTGAATTTCAACTTCTGTTATGTTCACTTTACAGAAGAGAAGCCTTATGA